One Alnus glutinosa chromosome 3, dhAlnGlut1.1, whole genome shotgun sequence genomic region harbors:
- the LOC133864952 gene encoding uncharacterized protein C594.04c-like: protein MGSGGDGGNLKNAIVAFLAPLPSILFYLSFLNSINASTGSEGDSLSLPPLWTWCYHHPLLLANALFFLNVNVLFWLIGHVQDSHWMIDLYWTVIPVMLVHYYATHPLAHFNWWRSRIAMLMTWVWALRLNHNYFRREGWRWGAREDWRFTDMRQQYGKHWWWVSFLAVYLSQQVFLIGVTLPLYVLHSVNEPLNIWDLIAIVVSVCGIIVAYHADTQLHDFVTRNSKLKELGKPMVPNLDKGLWNYSRHPNYFGEQLWWWGLVIFAWNLGHGWTFFGALINSMCLAYVTKLVEDRMLKQDYRAEAYRIYQKTTSVWIPWFRSSTIGGKDKSN from the exons ATGGGTTCTGGTGGCGATGGTGGTAACTTGAAAAACGCCATTGTAGCATTTTTAGCTCCCCTTCCCTCCATACTCTTCTACCTCTCCTTCCTTAACAGTATTAATGCTTCTACTGGGAGTGAGGGAGATTCGCTTTCTCTTCCTCCGCTTTGGACATGGTGCTATCACCACCCACTTCTGCTAGCCAACGCCCTCTTCTTCCTCAACGTTAACGTGCTCTTCTGGCTCATCGGCCATGTCCAGGACAGCCACTGG ATGATAGATTTGTATTGGACGGTGATACCGGTGATGCTTGTTCATTACTACGCAACTCACCCTTTGGCTCACTTCAACTGGTGGAGGTCGAGGATCGCGATGTTGATGACCTGGGTGTGGGCTTTAAGGCTCAACCATAACTACTTCAGGCGTGAAGGCTGGCGGTGGGGCGCCAGGGAGGACTGGAGGTTCACCGATATGCGCCAACAGTACGGCAAGCACTGGTGGTGGGTGTCCTTCCTCGCCGTCTACCTCTCTCAGCAG GTATTTCTGATTGGAGTAACCCTCCCATTGTATGTTTTACACTCGGTCAATGAGCCATTGAACATCTGGGATTTAATTGCAATCGTTGTCTCCGTGTGTGGCATCATTGTCGCGTACCATGCGGACACACAACTCCATGACTTTGTGACTAGGAACAGCAAACTAAAGGAGCTTGGAAAGCCAATGGTACCCAATCTTGACAAGGGCTTGTGGAATTACTCCCGGCATCCAAATTACTTTGGAGAGCAGTTGTGGTGGTGGGGACTGGTTATATTTGCATGGAACCTGGGACATGGATGGACCTTTTTCGGAGCGCTTATCAATAGTATGTGCTTAGCGTATGTGACTAAGCTTGTAGAGGACCGAATGCTGAAACAAGATTACAGAGCTGAGGCATACAGGATTTACCAGAAGACAACTTCAGTGTGGATACCTTGGTTCAGGTCATCCACGATAGGAGGAAAAGATAAAAGCAATTGA
- the LOC133863921 gene encoding uncharacterized protein LOC133863921, whose amino-acid sequence MSARYLKKVLKEQEQHLQRPPHQIEEEEEEELNGSRSEPSDSSVNPFYLLNDGDDPDQGDDSEVADESVDVNVSELKPSGLDSKVDVVSKSTNKSKKKKKKRGQDGSLTGSDKAEKPWDAILETLSLEANGVPAKAGDKLVKQCAPSVLRVDSKYLNAENELRRIFGSKVVKSFEKSNQAGSSRQIRGGRPRIHTHRKTLLVTPSDHWSRWDGSLSMEFLETRDGYHYFRYVHSSSYGQAQSAFEAAKAIHDLNGIASILLGHPYHLGSLLTMAEYLKFVGDHQMSADALAKSLYALECAWHPMFTPFQGNCQLKFSHDINKPLFTALFTHIKNMDRRGCHRSALEVCKLLLSLDSDDPMGALFCIDYLSLRAEEYAWLEHFSESYKSDNSLWLFPNFSYSLAICRFYLEREESSKDSHTDSTKATANDLMKQALMLHPSVLKKLVAKVPLKDKVWTDIVKHAFFRSDQMGIPSLDHLINLYVERNYIIWRLPELQKLLRDAAKLVIETLETNKSDAKDWASVRKEAFSSEKNEYGHLLVSDFSDSVPSIPPENLQDFMVDPRIRGLAQNEDQVANPLGNGHAPRDVANRNALAVLFESMLPWVHYGDEDGGEAD is encoded by the exons ATGTCGGCTCGATATCTGAAAAAGGTTTTGAAAGAACAAGAACAGCACCTGCAGCGGCCGCCCCACCAAatagaagaggaggaggaggaggagctgAACGGGAGTCGATCTGAGCCCTCCGATTCCTCAGTCAATCCCTTTTATCTTCTCAACGACGGAGATGACCCTGACCAG GGGGATGATTCGGAAGTCGCGGACGAAAGCGTGGATGTAAATGTTTCTGAATTGAAACCGTCCGGGCTGGATAGTAAGGTTGATGTGGTTTCGAAATCCACAAACAAgtcgaagaaaaagaaaaagaagagaggccAGGATGGTTCTTTGACGGGTTCAGATAAAGCGGAAAAACCCTGGGATGCGATTCTGGAAACTTTGTCTTTGGAAGCTAACGGTGTCCCTGCAAAAGCCGGTGACAAGCTGGTTAAACAATGCGCGCCCTCGGTGTTACGAGTTGATTCCAAATATTTGAATGCCGAAAATGAGCTGCGAAGAATATTTGGTTCGAAGGTGGTGAAGTCGTTTGAGAAAAGTAATCAAGCTGGGAGTTCTAGACAAATACGAGGTGGACGACCCAGAATTCATACTCATAGAAAGACTCTTCTTGTCACTCCTTCGGACCATTGGTCACGCTGGGATGGTTCTTTGTCCATGGAATTTCTGGAAACAAGGGATGGGTACCACTACTTTAG ATATGTACACTCATCGTCCTATGGTCAAGCTCAGAGTGCATTTGAAGCTGCCAAAGCTATTCACGATCTCAATGGTATCGCAAGTATTTTGTTGGGCCATCCTTATCACTTAGGTTCACTGTTAACAATGGCAGAATATTTGAAGTTTGTGGGTGATCATCAAATGTCGGCAGATGCTTTAGCAAAGAGTTTATATGCCTTGGAATGTGCATGGCATCCAATGTTCACTCCCTTTCAGGGTAATTGCCAATTGAAATTCAGCCATGATATCAACAAACCGCTGTTCACAGCACTTTTCACTCACATTAAAAATATGGACAGGCGTGGCTGTCATCGATCTGCTCTAGAAGTTTGTAAATTGTTGTTATCATTGGATTCTGATGATCCAATGGGTGCCTTGTTCTGCATAGACTACTTATCCTTGAGAGCAGAGGAGTATGCATGGCTAGAACACTTCTCTGAGAGCTACAAAAGTGACAACTCCCTGTGGTTGTTTCCAAATTTCTCATATTCGCTTGCCATTTGCCGGTTTTATCTTGAGCGAGAGGAATCCTCAAAAGATTCTCATACGGATTCTACAAAGGCTACTGCAAATGATCTTATGAAGCAGGCTCTGATGCTCCACCCTTCTGTCCTAAAGAAACTAGTAGCAAAGGTACCTTTGAAGGATAAGGTGTGGACTGATATTGTCAAACATGCTTTCTTTCGATCAGATCAAATGGGAATCCCATCCTTGGATCACTTGATTAATTTGTATGTAGAGAGGAATTATATTATATGGAGGCTTCCAGAGCTGCAAAAATTGCTCAGGGACGCTGCAAAGCTGGTGATTGAAACACTGGAAACTAATAAGAGTGATGCCAAGGATTGGGCTTCTGTGAGAAAAGAAGCATTCTCGTCTGAGAAAAACGA GTATGGCCATCTATTGGTTTCAGATTTCTCCGATTCAGTGCCATCTATTCCACCTGAAAACCTGCAAGATTTTATGGTTGACCCAAGGATAAGGGGGCTTGCGCAGAATGAAGACCAAGTTGCCAATCCACTTGGCAATGGCCATGCTCCCCGTGATGTTGCGAATCGAAATGCACTGGCTGTCTTGTTTGAGTCAATGCTACCATGGGTTCATTATGGAGATGAAGACGGTGGGGAAGCTGATTGA